The following are encoded in a window of Nibricoccus aquaticus genomic DNA:
- a CDS encoding DUF983 domain-containing protein: MNVTRGKIAARGLTNCCPNCGGRTLFKEGSLFETNKACTRCGLRIERDEGFFLGSMSLNYGVTILGFLLPVLLLYLGGAFSGKVAAILAIVGAVGFPILFYRSSRSWWLMNYYLFLPQHLPANKGETPAGEDENI, encoded by the coding sequence ATGAACGTGACCCGTGGAAAAATTGCAGCCCGAGGCCTCACCAACTGCTGCCCGAACTGCGGCGGCCGCACGCTTTTCAAAGAAGGATCGTTGTTCGAGACGAACAAGGCCTGCACGCGCTGCGGTTTGCGCATCGAGCGCGATGAAGGTTTTTTTCTCGGCTCCATGTCGCTGAACTACGGCGTGACGATCCTCGGATTTCTCCTGCCGGTCCTGCTGCTGTACCTGGGCGGCGCGTTTTCCGGCAAGGTCGCGGCGATCCTGGCCATCGTGGGTGCGGTGGGATTTCCCATTCTCTTTTATCGTTCGTCGCGCAGCTGGTGGCTGATGAATTACTACCTCTTCCTGCCGCAACATCTGCCTGCGAACAAAGGGGAGACGCCAGCAGGTGAGGACGAAAATATCTAG
- a CDS encoding translation elongation factor Ts: MSTVASASAVKDLREKTGAGLLDCQKALTEANGNIEEAITILRKKSGGKVDKLAGRATKEGLIESYIHVGGKVGVLLEVNCETDFVARNDDFKAFLKDLCLQIAAANPLYVSRDQVPEADLAKEREIATASLAGKPPAAVQKIVEGKLEKYYSTVCLIDQPFVKVPEKTVKDILGEAIAKIRENITIRRFTRYQLGN; this comes from the coding sequence ATGAGCACAGTTGCATCCGCCTCGGCGGTTAAAGATCTCCGCGAAAAAACCGGCGCTGGCCTCCTTGATTGCCAAAAGGCGCTCACGGAAGCTAACGGCAACATCGAAGAAGCCATCACGATCCTTCGCAAGAAGTCGGGCGGCAAAGTCGACAAGCTCGCCGGTCGTGCGACCAAAGAAGGTCTTATCGAGAGCTACATACACGTCGGCGGCAAAGTCGGCGTGTTGCTTGAAGTGAATTGCGAGACGGACTTCGTCGCCCGCAACGATGACTTCAAGGCCTTCCTGAAGGACCTCTGCTTGCAGATCGCCGCCGCGAATCCGCTCTACGTTTCGCGCGATCAAGTTCCCGAGGCCGATCTCGCCAAGGAGCGCGAAATCGCCACCGCTTCGCTTGCAGGCAAGCCGCCCGCCGCAGTTCAGAAGATCGTCGAAGGCAAACTCGAGAAGTATTACTCGACCGTGTGCCTCATCGATCAGCCTTTCGTGAAGGTGCCTGAGAAGACGGTGAAAGACATCCTCGGCGAAGCGATCGCGAAGATCCGTGAGAATATCACGATCCGCCGCTTCACCCGTTACCAGTTGGGCAACTAA
- the rpsB gene encoding 30S ribosomal protein S2, protein MNVTPKDLLDAGVHFGHQTKRWNPRSKPFVFDHRQGITIIDLGKTHEALTKATTFIEETVGNGGNVLFVGTKRQAQEIVREAATSSNMPFCVDRWLGGTLTNFATVKKSIAKFKKYQQMETSGELQKFSSKEAASIKREMVRMNKNFSGIMELNELPNAIFVIDASHEEIAVAEGARLNIPVIGLVDTNSDPTKLSHPIPGNDDAVKSIRIIVETIVAAVQSGLGQRESRRTSRGQADLRAATAAVAAASGATNEAGEIDLSKVEIPAGAIAAVEGEVDAPVVVKKPAVRKKVAAPKN, encoded by the coding sequence ATGAACGTAACTCCTAAAGACCTCCTCGATGCCGGCGTACATTTCGGTCACCAGACCAAACGCTGGAATCCTCGCTCGAAACCCTTCGTTTTCGATCATCGCCAAGGCATCACCATCATCGACCTCGGCAAGACGCACGAGGCGCTGACCAAGGCCACCACCTTTATCGAAGAAACCGTCGGCAACGGCGGCAATGTGCTCTTCGTCGGCACCAAGCGCCAGGCGCAGGAAATCGTCCGCGAGGCCGCTACTTCCTCCAATATGCCTTTCTGCGTTGATCGCTGGCTCGGCGGCACGCTCACCAATTTCGCGACCGTCAAGAAGTCCATCGCCAAGTTTAAGAAGTACCAGCAGATGGAAACTTCCGGCGAACTCCAGAAGTTCTCCTCGAAGGAAGCCGCCTCCATCAAGCGCGAGATGGTCCGCATGAACAAGAATTTCTCCGGCATCATGGAGCTCAATGAGCTCCCGAATGCCATCTTCGTGATCGACGCTTCTCATGAAGAGATCGCCGTCGCCGAAGGCGCCCGTCTCAACATTCCGGTCATCGGTCTCGTCGATACGAATTCCGACCCGACCAAGCTCTCGCACCCGATCCCGGGCAACGACGACGCCGTCAAATCTATCCGTATCATCGTCGAGACGATCGTCGCTGCTGTGCAGAGCGGTCTCGGTCAGCGCGAAAGCCGCCGCACTTCCCGTGGCCAGGCTGATCTCCGCGCCGCCACCGCTGCTGTCGCTGCCGCTTCCGGTGCGACCAACGAGGCTGGCGAAATCGACCTGAGCAAGGTCGAGATTCCCGCTGGTGCCATCGCCGCTGTTGAAGGCGAAGTCGATGCTCCCGTCGTCGTGAAGAAGCCGGCCGTTCGTAAGAAGGTCGCTGCTCCTAAGAACTAA
- a CDS encoding glycoside hydrolase family 88/105 protein, which translates to MNSARIFSHFRNHSRSFLTAAFIAAFGTVQLIAQTAQPDTATVMRRVFDWQVAHPWSTQHPVDHRWGTRGWVHGAFLTGVMEAFRATNDPAYLDFSRVTSEKNSWQPGSRPRHADDHIVSQTYLELNALAPSAPQIAPTRAVIDKLIAEKPAGRELWHWCDALYMAPPTFAKLTQATGDPRYLDEMDRLYWDVYDALYDPAEKLFYRDKNFLKPREGKKIFWSRGNGWVLAGLARLLDAMPSDHISRPRYVALFRDMSARLLALQPTDGLWRADLLHPAGPHGEVSGSAFFCYAFAWGINQGILPAAEYRPAVDRTWSALLACVDADGKLGWVQPIGYAPGAYDATTSQEYGAGAFLAAGSQMLKLP; encoded by the coding sequence ATGAACTCTGCCCGTATCTTCTCTCACTTCCGCAACCACTCCCGTTCCTTTCTCACAGCTGCATTCATCGCGGCATTCGGGACAGTTCAACTCATCGCGCAAACGGCGCAGCCCGACACCGCCACAGTCATGCGCCGGGTTTTCGACTGGCAAGTCGCCCACCCGTGGAGCACTCAGCACCCGGTCGATCACCGCTGGGGCACGCGTGGCTGGGTGCACGGAGCGTTTCTCACCGGAGTGATGGAGGCATTCCGCGCCACCAACGATCCCGCCTACCTCGATTTCTCCCGCGTGACTTCAGAGAAAAACAGCTGGCAACCCGGCTCCCGTCCTCGTCACGCCGATGACCACATCGTCAGCCAGACCTACCTCGAATTAAACGCACTCGCCCCCTCCGCCCCCCAGATCGCGCCCACCCGCGCCGTCATCGACAAACTGATCGCGGAAAAACCCGCCGGTCGTGAACTCTGGCACTGGTGCGACGCACTCTACATGGCGCCGCCGACCTTCGCCAAACTCACCCAGGCCACCGGCGATCCGCGCTATCTCGACGAAATGGACCGGCTGTATTGGGATGTCTATGACGCGCTCTACGATCCGGCCGAAAAACTTTTCTACCGCGACAAAAATTTCCTGAAACCCAGGGAAGGAAAGAAAATCTTCTGGAGCCGCGGCAACGGCTGGGTGCTGGCCGGACTCGCCCGCCTCCTCGACGCTATGCCCTCAGATCACATTTCGCGTCCCCGCTACGTCGCTCTTTTCCGCGACATGTCCGCACGCCTGCTCGCATTGCAGCCCACCGATGGACTCTGGCGCGCCGATCTCCTTCATCCCGCCGGGCCACATGGCGAGGTGAGCGGCAGCGCCTTCTTCTGCTACGCCTTCGCGTGGGGCATCAACCAGGGAATCCTCCCCGCCGCCGAGTACCGCCCCGCCGTCGATCGCACGTGGTCCGCGCTTCTCGCCTGCGTCGATGCCGACGGCAAACTCGGCTGGGTCCAGCCCATCGGCTACGCGCCCGGCGCCTACGATGCCACCACCTCGCAGGAATACGGCGCAGGCGCCTTTCTCGCCGCCGGATCGCAAATGCTGAAACTGCCCTGA
- a CDS encoding alginate lyase family protein: MFPAPRFPGSSALVGVLLGLVFLAASSAFAAASLPAGKRPGNWQNARTLTDGWQYVRGDLGGVWETLRSDDRALELPVWKNVSVPHSFNARDAVDPDTPYYQGPGWYRTQLVIDNPHAGGCTLLHFEGSGQKTEVWIGDQKVGAHLGGYDEFTLDITDAVAAYRKSSLLKLPDTEYRVPAGRVPLAIRCDNSRDLEAIPSSLSDFNIDGGLHRPVHLVYLPDGGLTRVHATPQRQPDGTWQVSVSARFSTKPPAAPGSASHDVSIRVVAPQGGTVASFNGQVVLSAELQKLADLAIPEPQLWSPKTPALYGVEVIVRGPRGTNTVWERFGLRTFEFVEHGPFKLNGERLLLRGTHRHEDHTGTASAMTGDLMEKEMRLMKSMGVNFIRLGHYQQSRRILELCDELGLLVWEEIPWCRGGLGGERYREQARAMLRAMIDQHRNHPSVILWGLGNENDWPGDFAEFDKEKIRTFMRELHELSHALDPSRLTAIRRCDFCKDIVDVYSPSIWAGWYRGQFSEYRSVSEKEMKRVPRFLHVEWGGDSHAGRHAEDPYALLRDVKTAGAADERGLDFINVGGNARVSKDGDWSETYICDLVDWHLKEQENMPWLTGTAMWPFKDFATPLRPENPVPFVNQKGAVERDLTPKEAFYVYQSYWSDEPMLRIYGHSWPVRWGKPDEKRWVNVYSNCEEVELWLNGVSQGVRKRDSQNFPAAGLRWQLPFEDGMNTLRAVGRSQGNTLNDEIVFRYETRPWGEKHHLRLQQLPAPAGRVRVQVELLDQSGIVCLDSRDFVRFGHTGDGRLLDNLGTAGGSRKVQLANGRAQIDIALPESGQALLSAHVEGVPTALLNISRPDAVSLASADTLKKQNAAEIVAALVTSERNRVLQLAAKVMEAKPVSLRSAALPSSVASFGIQPGDYLSMGDYWWPNPKTPDGLPYVRRDGESNPGNFDAHRLILRDMRDAVATLASAYVITGDARYAQRAAEWLRVFFVDPATRMNPHLRFAQAIPGVTPGRGIGIIDTLHLVEVPLAADAIANAPGISSDTISGVRTWFAGYLRWMQSSTNGQEEAAAKNNHSIAYYLQVAVFARFVGDDATLETTRRIFRDTLLPAQLAPDGSFPRELARTKPYGYSIFQLDNVALLTDVLSTSEENLWTFTLPDGRSVRQAVAFLFPYLANRSTWPYARDIAHFDAWPVRQPALLLAAYRLGKPEYLDLWQRLDADPENLEVRRNMAVTQPLLWLRPTAQ; this comes from the coding sequence ATGTTTCCCGCCCCCCGCTTCCCCGGAAGCTCCGCGCTCGTCGGCGTGCTGCTAGGCCTGGTCTTCCTCGCCGCGTCATCCGCTTTCGCCGCCGCTTCACTCCCCGCCGGCAAACGCCCCGGCAACTGGCAAAACGCGCGCACGCTGACCGATGGCTGGCAATACGTCCGCGGCGATCTCGGCGGAGTGTGGGAAACGCTGCGCAGCGACGACCGCGCGCTCGAACTGCCCGTTTGGAAAAACGTTTCCGTCCCCCACTCGTTCAACGCACGCGACGCCGTCGATCCCGATACGCCCTACTATCAAGGCCCCGGCTGGTATCGCACGCAGCTCGTGATCGACAACCCGCACGCCGGCGGCTGCACCCTGCTGCACTTCGAAGGCTCTGGGCAAAAAACCGAGGTCTGGATCGGCGATCAAAAAGTCGGCGCCCACCTCGGCGGCTACGACGAGTTCACCCTCGACATCACCGACGCCGTCGCCGCTTACCGAAAATCCAGCCTGCTCAAACTTCCCGACACCGAGTATCGTGTACCCGCCGGACGGGTACCGCTCGCCATCCGCTGCGACAATTCCCGCGACCTCGAAGCCATCCCGTCGAGTCTTAGCGATTTCAACATCGACGGCGGCCTCCACCGCCCGGTCCACCTCGTCTACCTGCCTGACGGCGGCCTCACCCGCGTTCACGCAACACCTCAGCGTCAACCCGACGGCACGTGGCAGGTCTCCGTCAGTGCGCGTTTCTCAACCAAACCACCCGCCGCGCCCGGCTCAGCTTCCCACGATGTCTCAATCCGCGTAGTCGCTCCCCAGGGAGGTACGGTGGCCTCCTTCAACGGCCAGGTTGTCCTCTCCGCAGAGCTCCAAAAACTCGCCGACCTCGCCATCCCCGAGCCTCAGCTCTGGTCGCCCAAAACGCCCGCGCTCTACGGCGTCGAAGTCATCGTACGCGGCCCGCGCGGCACCAACACCGTGTGGGAACGCTTTGGCCTGCGCACCTTCGAATTCGTCGAGCACGGTCCCTTCAAACTCAACGGCGAACGCCTCCTGCTTCGCGGCACACATCGCCACGAAGATCACACCGGCACCGCTTCCGCCATGACCGGCGATCTCATGGAAAAAGAGATGCGCCTCATGAAATCGATGGGCGTGAACTTCATCCGCCTCGGCCATTATCAGCAGTCGCGCCGCATCCTCGAACTCTGTGACGAACTCGGCCTGCTCGTCTGGGAGGAGATCCCGTGGTGCCGCGGCGGCCTCGGCGGCGAACGCTACCGCGAACAAGCTCGCGCGATGCTGCGTGCAATGATCGACCAGCACCGCAATCACCCGTCCGTCATCCTCTGGGGCCTCGGCAACGAGAATGACTGGCCTGGAGATTTCGCGGAGTTCGACAAAGAAAAAATCCGCACGTTCATGCGCGAACTCCACGAACTCTCGCACGCGCTCGACCCTTCGCGTCTCACTGCGATCCGTCGCTGCGATTTTTGCAAAGACATCGTCGATGTTTACTCACCCTCGATCTGGGCCGGCTGGTACCGCGGCCAGTTTTCCGAGTACCGCAGCGTCTCCGAAAAAGAGATGAAACGCGTCCCCCGTTTCCTCCACGTCGAGTGGGGCGGCGACAGCCACGCCGGCCGCCACGCCGAAGATCCCTACGCCCTGCTGCGCGACGTGAAAACCGCCGGCGCCGCCGACGAACGCGGTCTCGATTTCATCAATGTCGGCGGCAACGCCCGCGTCTCCAAAGACGGCGACTGGTCTGAAACCTACATCTGTGACCTCGTGGACTGGCACCTGAAAGAGCAGGAAAACATGCCGTGGCTCACCGGCACCGCCATGTGGCCTTTCAAAGATTTCGCCACGCCGCTCCGTCCCGAAAACCCCGTCCCGTTCGTGAATCAAAAAGGCGCCGTCGAGCGCGATCTCACGCCCAAAGAAGCCTTCTACGTCTATCAATCCTACTGGAGCGACGAGCCCATGCTGCGCATCTACGGCCATTCGTGGCCCGTCCGCTGGGGCAAGCCGGACGAGAAGCGTTGGGTAAACGTTTACTCCAACTGCGAGGAGGTGGAGCTATGGCTCAACGGCGTTTCCCAGGGCGTGCGCAAACGCGACAGCCAGAATTTCCCCGCCGCCGGCCTGCGTTGGCAGCTCCCGTTCGAGGACGGCATGAACACACTGCGCGCGGTCGGTCGCTCTCAAGGAAACACCCTGAACGACGAAATCGTTTTCCGCTACGAAACCCGCCCATGGGGCGAGAAACATCATCTGCGCCTGCAACAACTCCCCGCGCCCGCAGGCCGCGTGCGCGTTCAAGTCGAGCTGCTCGACCAGTCTGGTATCGTTTGTCTGGATTCACGCGACTTTGTCCGCTTCGGCCACACCGGCGACGGACGCCTCCTCGACAATCTCGGCACCGCCGGCGGCTCGCGAAAAGTCCAGCTCGCCAACGGCCGCGCGCAGATCGACATCGCACTGCCCGAATCCGGCCAAGCCCTCCTCAGCGCACATGTCGAAGGTGTTCCCACCGCACTCCTCAACATAAGCCGTCCCGACGCAGTCTCCCTCGCATCGGCCGACACACTGAAAAAGCAAAACGCTGCGGAGATCGTCGCGGCACTCGTCACGAGTGAACGCAACCGGGTCCTCCAACTCGCCGCCAAAGTCATGGAAGCGAAACCCGTTTCCCTGCGCTCCGCCGCGCTTCCTTCGTCCGTCGCCTCCTTCGGCATCCAGCCCGGCGACTACCTCTCGATGGGCGACTACTGGTGGCCCAACCCCAAAACGCCCGACGGTCTCCCGTATGTCCGCCGTGACGGGGAAAGTAACCCCGGTAACTTCGACGCGCACCGCCTGATCCTGCGCGACATGCGCGACGCCGTCGCCACGCTCGCCTCCGCCTACGTCATTACCGGCGACGCCAGGTATGCGCAACGCGCTGCCGAGTGGCTCCGGGTTTTCTTCGTCGATCCCGCGACTCGCATGAACCCGCATCTGCGTTTCGCCCAAGCCATCCCCGGCGTCACGCCGGGTCGCGGCATCGGGATTATCGATACGCTTCACCTCGTCGAAGTCCCCCTGGCCGCCGACGCCATTGCCAACGCACCCGGCATCTCCTCTGACACTATCTCCGGCGTCCGCACATGGTTCGCCGGTTACCTCCGCTGGATGCAGTCATCGACGAACGGCCAGGAAGAAGCCGCCGCGAAAAACAACCACAGCATCGCGTACTATCTCCAGGTCGCCGTCTTCGCCCGCTTCGTCGGCGACGACGCAACACTCGAAACCACACGCCGCATTTTTCGCGACACGCTGCTGCCCGCTCAGCTCGCGCCCGACGGCAGTTTCCCGCGCGAGCTCGCCCGCACCAAGCCCTACGGCTACTCGATCTTCCAACTCGATAACGTCGCGCTGCTCACCGACGTGCTCTCGACCTCAGAGGAAAATCTCTGGACGTTCACGCTCCCCGACGGCCGCAGCGTGCGGCAGGCCGTCGCGTTCCTTTTTCCCTATCTCGCCAATCGCTCCACGTGGCCTTACGCGCGGGATATCGCACACTTCGACGCCTGGCCCGTGCGTCAGCCCGCACTGCTCCTGGCCGCCTATCGTCTGGGAAAGCCTGAGTACCTCGATCTCTGGCAGCGCCTCGATGCCGATCCGGAGAATCTTGAAGTGCGCCGCAACATGGCCGTCACCCAGCCGCTCCTGTGGCTGCGCCCGACGGCGCAGTGA
- a CDS encoding histidine kinase translates to MIPLPFDRSLTGAVVASLLSLLVSPSAFAAELAETTVSTLTTAAEVRSLSVEAASAHHPVTIRGVVTAAEPDWGGKYVVQDNTAGLFVQHVGRQPAIGDVIEVKGTTGPGWFVPVIQSTEWKKLGTSPLPPAKQVSIERLMAGVEASQRIEITGLVRSVTYVPSQKTMVEVSLGGYRVRVFPKLHGNLNPRSLIAAKVRVRGTAATSFNAARRQLTAVNLMVPTADDFVVLEPELHSPWEQPAVPLADVSRFRPNATLGDRVHVKGTLTFQRPGLDLFIQDQSGGLHVETVSTGTLPLGRKIEAVGFLEFVNYQPVLKDAVFNELPEPPETIHGERVSVAELREGLHGAELIVLRGTLMARSVRPVLRENSGFVGTRTVCTLRGEDDQSIIVEYEEPRENPSHQAIPIGSEIEVTGVAYYETSDTGKPKSINLLLPTPDHLRVLKTPSWFTAERLFIGFAAVCVLLAGSAVWLLTVAKKNAMLGILVSEREKAQKELQEAHDQLEVRVKERTEQLKLEMTVRKSAEVEFRAVLTERTRLARELHDTLEQALTGIALQLDTASKLFQRNPADASQPLELARGFLHQSQIELRRSIWDLRSRELEQFDLSEALAIASRQISGGTGIAIELDTTGQRRRLPEIVEENLLRIAQEAMTNVVKHAGASRVMVRLIYAEKSVSVEIKDNGGGLNAEKMATQGDRHFGLLGMSERAKRLNGRLDVSGTPGEGTSVRVIIPLDELATPTVAPVSARVEIV, encoded by the coding sequence GTGATACCCCTCCCCTTCGATCGCTCACTCACGGGCGCAGTCGTTGCTTCGCTGCTCAGCCTGCTGGTCTCGCCATCTGCCTTCGCCGCAGAACTCGCGGAAACCACTGTATCCACGCTGACCACCGCCGCTGAAGTCCGCTCACTTTCTGTCGAAGCCGCGAGCGCCCACCACCCCGTCACGATTCGCGGCGTGGTCACGGCTGCGGAGCCCGATTGGGGCGGAAAATATGTCGTGCAGGACAACACGGCCGGACTCTTCGTCCAACACGTCGGGCGGCAACCCGCCATCGGCGATGTGATCGAAGTAAAGGGCACCACCGGCCCCGGCTGGTTCGTGCCCGTCATCCAATCGACCGAGTGGAAAAAACTCGGGACTTCTCCGCTCCCGCCCGCGAAACAAGTTTCCATCGAGCGCCTGATGGCCGGCGTCGAAGCGAGCCAGCGCATCGAGATCACCGGACTGGTTCGCTCCGTCACCTACGTCCCGTCGCAAAAGACCATGGTTGAAGTTTCGCTCGGCGGTTACCGCGTGCGCGTGTTCCCGAAACTCCACGGCAACCTCAACCCTCGCTCGCTCATCGCCGCCAAAGTCCGCGTGCGCGGCACTGCCGCGACATCGTTCAATGCCGCCCGCCGCCAGCTCACAGCCGTCAATCTCATGGTGCCCACGGCAGACGACTTCGTCGTGTTAGAGCCAGAGCTGCATTCTCCCTGGGAACAGCCCGCCGTTCCGCTCGCCGACGTTTCACGGTTCCGCCCAAACGCCACACTCGGCGACCGCGTTCACGTCAAAGGCACGCTCACCTTTCAACGTCCCGGCCTCGACCTCTTCATCCAGGATCAGTCCGGCGGCCTTCACGTCGAGACGGTCAGCACCGGCACGCTCCCGCTCGGCCGCAAAATCGAGGCCGTCGGCTTCCTCGAGTTCGTCAACTACCAGCCTGTGCTCAAAGACGCCGTCTTCAACGAACTCCCCGAGCCGCCCGAAACGATTCACGGCGAGCGCGTCTCGGTCGCCGAGCTGCGCGAGGGCTTGCATGGCGCGGAACTCATCGTGCTTCGCGGCACGTTGATGGCTCGCAGCGTCCGCCCCGTGCTGCGGGAAAACTCCGGCTTCGTCGGCACGCGCACCGTTTGCACGCTGCGAGGGGAAGATGACCAGTCGATCATCGTCGAGTACGAGGAGCCGCGCGAAAACCCCAGCCATCAAGCCATCCCGATCGGCAGCGAAATCGAGGTCACCGGCGTCGCGTATTACGAAACCAGTGACACCGGAAAACCGAAAAGCATCAACCTGCTGCTCCCCACACCCGATCACTTGCGCGTGCTGAAAACGCCCAGCTGGTTCACCGCTGAGCGCCTGTTCATCGGCTTCGCCGCCGTCTGCGTCCTCCTCGCTGGCTCCGCCGTCTGGCTCCTCACTGTCGCGAAGAAAAACGCCATGCTCGGCATCCTGGTTTCCGAGCGCGAAAAAGCGCAGAAGGAACTCCAGGAAGCGCACGACCAGCTCGAGGTGCGCGTCAAAGAACGCACCGAGCAGCTGAAACTCGAAATGACCGTGCGCAAATCCGCCGAGGTCGAGTTTCGCGCCGTCCTCACCGAACGTACCCGTCTCGCCCGCGAGCTGCACGATACGCTCGAACAGGCGCTCACCGGCATCGCGCTTCAACTCGACACCGCCTCCAAGCTTTTCCAACGCAACCCCGCCGACGCCAGTCAGCCGCTGGAACTCGCGCGCGGTTTTCTCCACCAAAGTCAGATCGAGCTGCGCCGCTCCATCTGGGATCTGCGCTCGCGCGAACTGGAGCAGTTCGACCTTTCCGAAGCACTCGCCATCGCCAGCCGCCAGATCTCCGGCGGCACCGGCATTGCGATCGAACTCGATACCACCGGGCAGCGCCGCCGCCTCCCCGAGATCGTCGAAGAAAACCTTCTGCGCATCGCCCAGGAGGCGATGACCAATGTCGTCAAACACGCCGGAGCCTCTCGCGTGATGGTTCGGCTGATCTATGCCGAAAAATCCGTGTCGGTGGAAATTAAAGACAACGGCGGCGGCTTGAACGCGGAAAAAATGGCCACGCAAGGCGACCGCCATTTCGGCCTTCTCGGCATGAGCGAACGCGCCAAACGCCTCAACGGCCGCCTCGATGTCAGCGGCACGCCCGGCGAGGGCACGAGCGTCCGCGTCATCATCCCGCTCGATGAACTCGCGACACCCACCGTCGCTCCGGTGTCCGCCCGCGTCGAAATCGTATGA
- a CDS encoding response regulator yields the protein MSDQSSIKILVVDDHFIVRIGLVALINTEPGLKVIGEADDGVQAVTLFEKLKPDLVLMDSRMPGKSGHEATQDIRRLAASARVLILSAFDGDEDIHSALEAGAHGYVLKSATGQELIPAIQAVASGKRWIPRDVASRLKSRNAYEQLTAREIDVLKELARGLANKEIADKLGISEYTAKDHLKNILAKLRVADRTQAVTSALQRGIIRL from the coding sequence ATGAGCGATCAATCCAGCATCAAAATCCTGGTCGTGGACGATCACTTCATCGTCCGCATCGGGCTGGTCGCGCTCATCAACACCGAACCCGGCTTGAAGGTCATCGGCGAGGCCGACGACGGTGTCCAGGCGGTCACCCTTTTCGAAAAATTAAAACCCGATCTCGTGCTGATGGATTCACGCATGCCCGGAAAATCCGGCCATGAAGCCACGCAAGACATCCGCCGTCTCGCCGCGAGCGCGCGCGTACTCATACTCTCCGCGTTCGACGGCGACGAGGACATCCATTCCGCGCTCGAAGCGGGCGCTCACGGTTACGTTTTGAAAAGCGCAACCGGCCAGGAGTTGATCCCCGCTATCCAGGCCGTCGCCTCTGGAAAACGCTGGATTCCCCGCGATGTCGCCAGCCGCCTCAAATCGCGAAACGCGTACGAACAACTCACCGCGCGCGAGATTGATGTGCTCAAAGAACTCGCCCGCGGCCTCGCGAACAAGGAGATCGCCGACAAACTCGGCATCAGCGAGTACACCGCGAAAGATCACCTGAAAAATATCCTCGCGAAATTGCGCGTCGCAGACCGCACACAAGCCGTTACCTCGGCGCTGCAACGCGGAATCATCCGGCTCTAA